In Drosophila pseudoobscura strain MV-25-SWS-2005 chromosome 4, UCI_Dpse_MV25, whole genome shotgun sequence, the following proteins share a genomic window:
- the LOC117184041 gene encoding uncharacterized protein: MHITFEILSFLLLPILLARGEIQWNEDCNFEQSIDLGASFYFRSPNYPAQYQPETNCKLKAATNWANNQLELKCNIDIPKDKKGCINHRMVVITFVDSVENPKSTRVYCGKREFTETILDPKKYAQMYVEFTSNGNKTGKFACTVSNKGVK; this comes from the exons ATGCACATCACCTTCGAGATCCtgagttttttgttgcttcccATCTTGCTGGCCAGAGGCGAGATCCAGTGGAATGAGGACTGTAACTTTGAGCAGTCGATTGATTTGGGAGCTTCGTTTTATTTTAGAAGTCCCAATTATCCCGCCCAATACCAACCCGAAACCAATTGCAAGCTCAAAGCAGCAACCAATTGGGCTAATAACCAGCTGGAACTAAAGTGCAACATCGACATACCAAAGGAT aAAAAGGGCTGCATCAATCACCGAATGGTTGTGATCACCTTCGTGGATTCAGTTGAAAACCCCAAAAGCACTCGCGTTTACTGCGGAAAAAGGGAATTCACCGAAACAATTTTGGATCCAAAAAAATATGCGCAAATGTACGTCGAATTCACCTCCAATGGCAATAAAACGGGCAAATTTGCGTGCACAGTTTCTAATAAAGGAgtcaaataa